Sequence from the Flavobacteriales bacterium genome:
AATAAGTGCCGGGACTTAAGGAATCAATCTCAAGCGATTCAGAATCAGTTGTGCGAAATACAATACTTTCTTTATAAATTAGCTCAACAATTAAAGGGGTATTTGGCAAAGAGTCTATAATTAACCTGCCGAAGCTATCGCCCTGTATTGAAGGTGTTTTTTTTACAGAGTCATTTATTGCTGTTTCGTCAAACAAAAAAACAGTTAAGTCGTTTGCGTTTGGTTTTATTGTATTAGAAACGAAGCCGACCTTTTCATGTGGCAGACTGAATATATTATTGTTATCGATATCTTCTAAGGCGTAAATCACAAAGGGCTTGTCGGGAAGATTTGAAAATTTAAAATTACCATCATTATTGCTAATTGCTAAATATTCAGGTTCTTGTTTATACAATATACTGTCATAAGACGCATCATCCGAATATAAACCCACACATATTTTTTCAATAGGGCTTTTGCTTAAGGCGTCAAAAACCTTGCCCTGTATATATAATGTGTCAATTTCAGGGCCTGTAGAAAAGGCATACTCTAAGTAAGGCAATACATTCCCTTCGGTAACATCCTTTACAATGTCATTTAGAATGATAGTATAGGTAGTGTTTTCATCTAAATCTTCTTTAAAGGAAATCAACAGTTCATTGCCTTTTGTGTTTAATTCTACATTCTTGCTTATGGATGGAGCAAAAAATAACTTTTCTGTTTGATTAATTTGAATCGTTTCGTCAAAGACCATTATTATTTTGTCTTCATTGAAAAGAGTATTGTTATTTTCAGGAAAAGTTGAGATTTGTTGAGGGGGTGCCTTATCAACATCTCCACCACTTAATGGAGCAACATTAGCGCAGCTAAAAAAGAAAATTATAGGAATTAAATATGTTATTTTCATAGCAACAAATATACTGTTTATAAGCTGTTTCAATATTTATTTTTTTTGGCTAAGTATTTGATTTTTAAAAAAAGAATTCTATCTTTATAAACTCTAAATCTTTAGAGAAGACG
This genomic interval carries:
- a CDS encoding Ig-like domain-containing protein, encoding MKITYLIPIIFFFSCANVAPLSGGDVDKAPPQQISTFPENNNTLFNEDKIIMVFDETIQINQTEKLFFAPSISKNVELNTKGNELLISFKEDLDENTTYTIILNDIVKDVTEGNVLPYLEYAFSTGPEIDTLYIQGKVFDALSKSPIEKICVGLYSDDASYDSILYKQEPEYLAISNNDGNFKFSNLPDKPFVIYALEDIDNNNIFSLPHEKVGFVSNTIKPNANDLTVFLFDETAINDSVKKTPSIQGDSFGRLIIDSLPNTPLIVELIYKESIVFRTTDSESLEIDSLSPGTYSLRIILDDNNNGEWDSGNLLQKQQAETVEYYAKEITIRSDWDVIVEWNTNE